The following are from one region of the Heterodontus francisci isolate sHetFra1 chromosome 34, sHetFra1.hap1, whole genome shotgun sequence genome:
- the LOC137349292 gene encoding gastrula zinc finger protein XlCGF8.2DB-like produces the protein MEKPWKCRDCEKGFNYPSDLDIHRHTHTGERLFTCSVCGKGFAKKSTLQTHQRIHTEERPFTCSVCGKGFTQSSTLLKHKNIHNDMKPFKCSECEKTFKIRCEMVRHQCAHTWERPFTCTECGKGFT, from the coding sequence atggagaaaccgtggaaatgcagagactgtgagaagggattcaattacccatctgaCCTGGACATTCATcgacacactcacactggggagagactgttcacctgctccgtgtgtgggaaaggatttgctAAAAAATCCACCCTgcagacacaccagcgaattcacactgaggagaggccgttcacctgctccgtgtgtgggaagggattcactcagtcatccaccctgctgaaacaCAAGAACATTCACAATGATATgaaaccttttaaatgttctgaatgtGAAAAGACTTTTAAAATCAGATGTGAAATGGTGAGACACCAATGCGCTCACActtgggagaggccgttcacctgcactgagtgtgggaagggattcacctga